The following proteins are encoded in a genomic region of Fusarium oxysporum f. sp. lycopersici 4287 chromosome 1, whole genome shotgun sequence:
- a CDS encoding fanconi anemia group M protein, with translation MDSDEFDDDIADEDFITALDQVSSSMNGQGNRKALHAVVSQPSNRPNSAAVAALELEDLPSDAFSSPEPQSRSNVSVAAPAGPAPRTGFNRTSSGNWRQTTLFGGSLSSDGPRPSQPAATRVFRADLPREEPTHHEVDTEAMQTWVYPTNLGAIRNYQFSIVKNSLFNNTLVALPTGLGKTFIAATVMLNFYRWTKKAKLVFVAPTKPLVAQQVDACYNIAGIPRSETTLLTGDIPPALRVDEWESRRVFFMTPQTLLNDISHGYADPKSIALLVIDEAHRAVGEYAYAKVTKLIRRFSKSFRVLALTATPGSKIETVQEVIDNLGISHCEIRTEDSIDIRQYVHQRNIEQVVLDPSDEMVLVSELFTKALKPMTDKLSSQNIWFGRSPMAITAYGLMQSQREWFASRGRHANQGVQHMMRAVFSVLTGIAHSIKLLNFHGIKPFYDNLVDLRSEQEGRGEKGSKYKRQLIQDSNFQEMMDKISTWLRTEGFVGHPKLTALADTVLNHFMDQSDNSATRVIVFSEYRDSAEDIVRMLNKHQPLIKASVFVGQADGKRGEGMKQAQQIEAINRFKKGDFNVLVATSIGEEGLDIGQVDLIVCYDSSASPIRMLQRMGRTGRKRAGNIVLLLMRGKEEDQFAKSKDNYEKMQTLICEGSRFNFRFDLSTRIVPRGVVPEVDKRHVDIPVENTQDQSLPEPKKRRAPAGKKKPPKKFHMPDGVETGFQSVASMLKIGGRAKQQHNKRNPELGDLATVPELSKVLLDEEELKELNRAYRNLPFNHSIIEETDMPDMTAHPELQRQLRPVFKLKHGTRTKRFVKMWHKMAHDPESLVLPCRYQDRSNYLEIPVHAFAGSESETEPTDETPTTKAKGIGATASVKKKQNRKPPSKVQPRAKRRRLSSDLALQTFAVGSMVDEGLSEENDEEDDDDDDEEDEVIPRGRGRPKRGSKPRSKVKRKPRQKNGGLNSDEVGDDCERDSDMIETDGSDNGEDLLDFIVSDNHPMSSGREPVSLRTSFSSASSTSTPECAHDKTTKPFYVPTQFPGTQESDDIPDLGEVLKMTGKQRGQEFSDNDVIARRTARGRRVVVDESDSD, from the coding sequence ATGGACAGTGATGAGTTCGACGATGACATCGCTGATGAGGATTTCATTACCGCTCTTGATCAAGTCTCGTCTTCTATGAACGGACAAGGCAACAGAAAAGCTTTACATGCAGTAGTATCGCAACCCTCAAACAGGCCAAACTCTGCAGCTGTGGCAGCTTTGGAGTTGGAGGATCTCCCCTCAGATGCATTCTCATCCCCAGAGCCACAGTCGAGATCGAATGTGTCTGTAGCAGCCCCAGCTGGTCCAGCCCCTCGAACAGGGTTCAATCGAACAAGTTCCGGAAACTGGCGTCAGACGACCCTTTTTGGCGGCTCGCTATCAAGCGATGGCCCGCGCCCTTCCCAGCCAGCAGCGACAAGAGTGTTCCGCGCCGATCTTCCTCGAGAAGAACCAACACACCATGAAGTCGACACTGAGGCTATGCAGACATGGGTTTATCCCACCAACTTAGGCGCTATTCGAAATTACCAATTCAGTATCGTCAAAAACAGTTTGTTTAACAACACCCTAGTAGCATTGCCAACTGGTCTTGGGAAAACTTTTATTGCTGCAACCGTCATGCTCAACTTCTATCGATGGACCAAGAAAGCCAAGCTAGTATTCGTTGCTCCAACAAAGCCCCTTGTGGCACAACAAGTCGATGCTTGCTACAATATTGCGGGTATCCCCCGGTCTGAAACAACACTGTTGACAGGTGATATCCCTCCAGCTCTCCGTGTAGATGAGTGGGAGTCACGTCGAGTCTTTTTCATGACTCCCCAGACGCTACTAAATGATATATCACACGGATATGCCGATCCGAAATCTATAGCTCTGTTGGTCATCGATGAGGCTCATCGCGCGGTTGGAGAGTATGCATATGCCAAGGTCACAAAACTCATCCGACGATTCTCCAAGAGCTTCCGAGTACTAGCATTGACTGCCACACCTGGCTCAAAAATCGAGACAGTACAAGAAGTCATTGACAACCTGGGCATATCTCATTGCGAAATACGCACAGAAGACTCAATAGACATTCGTCAGTATGTTCATCAGAGGAATATCGAACAGGTTGTCCTTGATCCGTCCGACGAAATGGTCCTAGTTAGCGAACTTTTCACCAAGGCCCTGAAACCGATGACGGATAAACTGAGCTCGCAAAATATCTGGTTTGGACGAAGCCCGATGGCTATCACAGCATACGGATTAATGCAATCCCAAAGAGAATGGTTCGCTTCTCGAGGGAGGCATGCGAACCAGGGCGTGCAACACATGATGCGAGCTGTCTTCAGCGTTCTTACCGGCATCGCACACTCGATAAAATTGCTAAACTTCCACGGTATTAAGCCATTCTATGACAATCTTGTCGACTTGCGTAGCGAACAGGAAGGCAGAGGAGAAAAGGGTTCCAAGTACAAGCGCCAACTGATTCAGGATTCTAATTTTcaggagatgatggataAAATTTCCACATGGCTTCGTACGGAAGGGTTTGTGGGACATCCCAAACTCACAGCCTTGGCCGACACTGTGTTGAATCACTTCATGGACCAAAGTGATAATTCGGCGACTCGTGTAATCGTGTTCAGTGAATACCGAGATTCTGCTGAAGATATTGTGCGCATGCTGAATAAACATCAACCTCTTATCAAAGCTAGTGTCTTCGTTGGACAGGCTGACGGCAAGAGAGGAGAAGGTATGAAGCAAGCACAGCAAATTGAGGCAATCAATAGGTTCAAGAAGGGTGATTTTAACGTGCTCGTTGCTACCTCAATcggagaagaaggactgGACATCGGACAGGTCGATCTAATCGTATGCTATGATTCTTCGGCATCCCCAATTCGAATGCTGCAACGAATGGGAAGAACTGGCCGAAAACGAGCGGGTAACATCGTGCTGCTACTTATGCgtggcaaggaagaggatcaaTTTGCCAAATCCAAGGACAACTACGAAAAGATGCAAACATTGATTTGCGAGGGAAGTCGGTTCAATTTTCGATTTGATCTCTCGACACGAATCGTTCCGAGAGGCGTTGTACCCGAAGTGGACAAACGACACGTTGACATTCCCGTCGAAAACACACAGGACCAGTCATTGCCGGAGCCGAAGAAGCGTCGAGCACCAgcaggaaagaagaagccacCGAAAAAGTTTCATATGCCTGACGGAGTTGAGACGGGATTTCAGAGTGTGGCGAGCATGTTAAAAATTGGTGGGAGAgcaaaacaacaacacaacaaaCGCAACCCGGAGCTGGGTGACCTCGCCACAGTGCCTGAACTCAGCAAAGTATTActcgatgaagaagagcttaAGGAGCTCAACAGGGCATACCGCAACTTGCCGTTCAATCATAGCATAATTGAGGAGACAGATATGCCTGATATGACAGCGCACCCAGAACTGCAGAGGCAGCTCAGACCAGTATTTAAGCTAAAGCATGGGACACGCACCAAACGCTTTGTCAAAATGTGGCACAAGATGGCACATGATCCAGAAAGCTTGGTTTTGCCGTGTCGATACCAAGATAGGAGCAACTACCTGGAGATACCAGTACACGCATTTGCTGGATCTGAATCAGAAACCGAACCAACAGACGAAACACCAACAACGAAAGCGAAAGGAATTGGAGCAACAGCGTCAGTCAAGAAGAAACAAAATAGAAAGCCACCTTCAAAGGTACAACCTCGTGCGAAACGAAGGAGATTGTCATCCGATTTAGCACTGCAAACATTTGCTGTTGGCTCCATGGTGGATGAGGGCCTTTCTGAAgagaatgatgaagaggacgatgacgatgacgatgaagaggacgaggtcATACCTAGAGGTCGTGGGCGACCAAAACGAGGCAGCAAGCCTAGATCGAAAGTGAAACGAAAGCCTCGGCAGAAGAATGGCGGGCTTAACAGCGACGAGGTCGGTGATGATTGTGAACGCGACAGCGATATGATTGAGACTGATGGATCCGACAATGGCGAAGATCTTCTGGACTTCATCGTTTCTGATAATCACCCGATGTCGAGTGGGAGGGAGCCCGTTTCTCTACGAACAAGTTTCTCATccgcttcatcaacatccactCCTGAGTGTGCCCATGATAAAACAACAAAACCTTTTTATGTGCCGACCCAATTCCCAGGCACGCAGGAAAGTGATGATATTCCAGACCTCGGAGAAGTTCTGAAGATGACCGGGAAGCAACGAGGCCAGGAGTTTTCCGATAACGATGTTATTGCAAGACGCACAGCACGTGGACGGCGAGTTGTTGTGGATGAGAGCGACAGTGATTGA